In Nitrosospira briensis C-128, a genomic segment contains:
- a CDS encoding phage tail protein, protein MSGFFGGIKQKNNVTPIIASVRLQTSAYGSVVPVVFGRARVAGNLLWYGDFTPVAHTAKQSAGGKGGAGGNQKSTTYSYQAAVIIGLCEGPIIGIRTIWQGKEIHNTSDLNLSLYTGSYSQSAPPYMSTNHLDQALGYRGTAYLFSPVYQLDDQAALPNHSFEVDGLLQYGGAIVDANPKDVLFNVLTDANFGMGFSASLIGDLTQYSRFCVASGIFISPAYTQQETAHGVIERLLQLGNSNAVWSEDRFRVVPYGDAAVTGNGETYTPDLTPQYDLADDDFLDNDDPVRARRSTQADAFNQINIKFFNRANQYAEEPAEFKDQGAIEMYGLRSGNPINLDEIADPAVARTVVQLIGQRDLYQRNTYEFRLGWKYARLEPMDIVTLTDPALGLNRTPVRITEIEEDEDGALSVKAEEVLSGVSSSAVYSSQVVGGYSADYNVSPGDSNAPVIFEPPTSLSVTPQIWMATSGGVNWGSCEVWVSRDNATYSRVGLISGPARHGTGALANGSDPDVTNALVVDVTASKAVLTGGTLADRDQLNTLCLIGNELVSFQTANLTSPYHYNLTSLRRGAYGSSKAAWTAGTRFARLDQAIFKYDYDPEMIGTTIYIKLRSVNVYGLAAQDLAELTATPYAVTGSYLGTITGFALEQAFTGTGAKVKWNAYAGATSYKIEVWRAGVLKRTVSGIGSTSYEYTFEDMAADGGPWRSVDLKLYAMSGNGSSVSAATLTVTNPQIAAPAGLSATAGIGNTTIAATLPADTDYGGMLVYGSIASGFTPGTGNLLYDGPNNSETFNGLPAGVARFYRVAFYDQFGKDGLNFSSEITAIPLSAGGIIAVADLPTAGTHEGEVVYLTSDEKLHRWNGAAWVTWVDGTDILANSVTAGQMSVTNLSSISADLGTITGGTFTFDGAGHIKGGQTAYNTGTGLFLGYSGEAYKFSVGNPAGKALLWDGTNLTVQGDIIATGNISANAVTQVGTAYTLAPITGGSLQYLSVNKASDGRMLVNFSCFIKPVGLDGMSSSSSEIAIYVNGVQIYREQVIYTDTAAKNLSFYFPYVDTSSPGTKTYEIKTTSGANCQYSARSIVAMELKR, encoded by the coding sequence GTGAGCGGTTTTTTCGGTGGAATAAAACAGAAGAACAACGTAACACCGATTATCGCGTCGGTCAGATTGCAGACGTCTGCATACGGCAGCGTGGTGCCGGTTGTTTTCGGGCGCGCCCGAGTGGCAGGAAACCTGCTCTGGTACGGGGACTTTACGCCGGTCGCGCACACCGCGAAGCAGTCGGCCGGTGGCAAGGGTGGCGCTGGCGGCAACCAAAAATCCACGACTTACAGCTATCAAGCTGCGGTTATCATCGGTTTATGTGAGGGACCGATAATCGGCATCCGGACGATTTGGCAAGGTAAGGAAATCCATAATACTTCCGACCTGAATCTGTCCCTGTACACCGGGTCATATTCGCAGTCCGCGCCGCCGTACATGAGCACGAACCACCTTGACCAGGCGCTCGGGTACCGCGGCACGGCATACTTGTTTTCGCCGGTCTACCAGCTCGATGATCAGGCGGCACTGCCGAATCACTCGTTTGAGGTTGATGGACTGCTTCAGTACGGCGGCGCGATTGTCGATGCAAACCCCAAGGATGTGCTTTTCAACGTTTTGACAGATGCAAATTTTGGCATGGGGTTTTCTGCATCCCTGATAGGCGACCTGACTCAGTATTCTCGATTCTGCGTGGCCAGCGGGATATTTATTTCCCCAGCCTATACGCAGCAAGAAACTGCGCACGGAGTAATTGAACGCCTGCTGCAGCTCGGCAATAGCAATGCGGTGTGGTCGGAAGATCGGTTCCGGGTTGTGCCTTATGGCGATGCCGCCGTCACTGGTAATGGGGAGACCTACACCCCGGACCTGACCCCGCAATACGACTTGGCAGATGATGATTTCCTGGACAATGATGACCCTGTCAGAGCGCGACGCAGCACTCAGGCAGACGCTTTCAACCAGATCAACATAAAGTTTTTCAACCGCGCGAACCAATACGCGGAGGAGCCCGCCGAGTTCAAGGATCAAGGGGCGATCGAGATGTACGGGCTCAGGTCGGGGAACCCAATAAACCTGGATGAGATCGCCGACCCAGCCGTTGCTAGGACCGTAGTACAGCTGATCGGCCAGCGCGACCTGTACCAGCGCAACACGTACGAGTTCCGCCTTGGCTGGAAATACGCCAGGCTTGAGCCGATGGACATCGTCACACTGACAGATCCCGCTCTCGGGCTAAACCGGACCCCGGTCAGAATCACGGAAATCGAGGAAGACGAGGACGGGGCGCTGTCCGTCAAGGCCGAAGAAGTTTTGTCCGGCGTGAGCTCGAGCGCGGTTTACTCAAGCCAGGTAGTCGGCGGATATAGCGCGGATTACAACGTATCTCCGGGAGACTCAAACGCACCGGTTATTTTCGAGCCTCCTACATCCTTGTCAGTTACTCCCCAGATTTGGATGGCGACATCAGGCGGTGTCAATTGGGGTAGCTGCGAGGTTTGGGTATCGAGGGACAACGCCACCTATTCACGGGTTGGGTTGATTTCCGGACCGGCACGGCACGGCACCGGCGCGCTGGCCAACGGATCTGATCCTGACGTTACAAACGCACTGGTAGTTGATGTGACAGCGTCAAAGGCTGTATTGACGGGCGGCACATTGGCTGACCGGGATCAGCTCAATACGCTGTGTCTGATAGGCAATGAGCTGGTCTCGTTCCAGACCGCCAACTTGACCTCGCCGTATCACTACAACTTGACCAGCTTGCGACGTGGCGCGTATGGATCGAGCAAAGCCGCCTGGACAGCGGGGACCCGATTTGCCCGGCTTGATCAGGCTATATTCAAGTATGACTATGACCCGGAAATGATCGGTACCACGATCTATATCAAGCTACGGTCAGTTAATGTTTATGGGCTGGCGGCACAAGATTTGGCCGAACTCACCGCCACGCCGTACGCGGTAACCGGGTCCTACCTCGGGACTATTACCGGCTTCGCATTGGAGCAGGCATTCACGGGCACCGGGGCTAAAGTAAAGTGGAACGCATATGCCGGCGCGACATCCTACAAAATCGAGGTATGGAGAGCCGGCGTACTGAAGCGCACAGTAAGCGGGATCGGATCCACCAGCTACGAATACACATTTGAGGACATGGCGGCCGACGGCGGTCCCTGGCGCTCGGTTGACCTGAAGCTGTACGCCATGTCCGGGAATGGCTCATCAGTGAGTGCAGCAACTCTCACGGTAACCAACCCCCAGATAGCGGCGCCCGCGGGACTTTCCGCAACCGCCGGCATAGGTAATACTACCATTGCCGCCACGTTGCCCGCAGATACAGACTATGGCGGCATGTTGGTATATGGATCGATCGCAAGCGGCTTCACGCCGGGCACGGGCAATCTGCTATATGACGGGCCCAACAATTCCGAAACCTTCAACGGCCTTCCGGCTGGGGTTGCCAGATTCTACAGGGTCGCTTTCTATGACCAGTTTGGAAAAGATGGTCTGAATTTCAGCTCGGAAATAACCGCGATTCCGCTGTCTGCTGGCGGCATTATCGCGGTAGCGGATCTGCCGACAGCAGGAACTCATGAGGGAGAAGTAGTTTACTTGACCAGCGATGAAAAGCTCCATCGTTGGAATGGCGCGGCCTGGGTTACATGGGTTGATGGCACTGATATTCTGGCCAACTCAGTGACGGCCGGGCAAATGAGTGTGACGAACCTTTCTTCCATAAGTGCGGACCTGGGCACGATTACAGGGGGAACTTTTACGTTCGACGGCGCCGGACACATCAAGGGTGGGCAGACCGCTTATAACACCGGCACGGGTTTATTCCTCGGGTATTCCGGAGAGGCTTATAAATTCAGCGTAGGCAATCCGGCAGGTAAAGCCCTGTTATGGGATGGCACAAACTTGACGGTGCAGGGCGACATTATCGCGACCGGCAATATAAGCGCGAATGCGGTCACTCAAGTCGGAACTGCCTATACATTAGCGCCAATTACCGGCGGCTCATTACAGTATCTATCTGTAAATAAAGCTTCAGACGGTCGAATGCTCGTGAATTTCTCATGCTTTATAAAGCCAGTGGGATTAGATGGAATGTCATCGAGCAGTTCTGAAATTGCTATCTATGTGAATGGAGTCCAAATATATAGGGAGCAGGTTATTTATACGGATACAGCTGCAAAAAATTTATCATTTTATTTTCCTTACGTCGACACTTCATCACCGGGAACTAAAACATATGAAATAAAAACCACTAGTGGTGCAAATTGCCAGTATTCCGCTAGATCAATTGTTGCGATGGAGTTAAAGCGATGA
- a CDS encoding C40 family peptidase: MSNKRVAIVDQARTWLKTPWHHQGRVKGAGVDCAYFLVEVFADAGFIPRIDLGEYPPDWHIHRDEPRFLNVLKNYADLTDQDPLPGDIAMFRFGRTASHGSIVVEWPLIIHAYKDERMVIISDASRGPLADRHAGIYRLRGLA, translated from the coding sequence ATGAGTAATAAACGTGTCGCCATTGTCGACCAAGCGCGGACGTGGTTGAAAACCCCATGGCACCATCAGGGCCGTGTCAAAGGCGCGGGCGTGGACTGTGCATATTTTTTGGTAGAAGTTTTCGCCGATGCAGGATTTATTCCCCGCATTGACCTGGGTGAATACCCGCCGGATTGGCACATACACAGGGATGAACCACGCTTCCTGAATGTCCTGAAAAACTACGCGGATTTAACCGATCAGGATCCGCTCCCTGGTGACATCGCCATGTTCCGGTTTGGCCGGACGGCCTCGCACGGATCCATCGTTGTCGAGTGGCCGCTCATCATCCACGCTTATAAAGACGAGCGCATGGTCATCATATCGGACGCCTCGCGTGGACCGCTCGCCGATCGGCATGCCGGGATCTATCGATTAAGGGGCTTGGCGTGA
- a CDS encoding DUF2163 domain-containing protein, whose product MKTASAAMISLLASNQQVIMADLYTFTLVGGFVARYTGADADLTVGGNTFSSDGPIITRGKISNKAGLEVQTMDMSIFADSTTLLNGKPWLQAARSGDLSGAHVLVERAFMPTFGDTSAGKLWAFSGNVADIEVGRTEARLTVKSDLEKLNQQWPRDMYQPGCLHTLYDSGCTLNKVGFRTASNVAPGSTVTLINCGLSQAAGYFSLGTMEFTSGANAGITRTIKQYTPGVIVLALPLVVPPAIGDTFAAYAGCDKQKSTCSGKFSNLANFRGYPFIPVPETVL is encoded by the coding sequence ATGAAGACCGCATCTGCAGCCATGATAAGCCTGCTAGCAAGCAATCAGCAGGTGATCATGGCTGATCTTTACACCTTTACGCTGGTCGGCGGGTTCGTTGCCCGCTACACCGGAGCGGATGCCGATCTCACAGTGGGCGGGAATACTTTCAGTAGCGACGGTCCGATAATCACTCGCGGCAAAATTTCCAACAAAGCCGGACTGGAAGTGCAAACCATGGATATGTCAATCTTTGCCGATAGCACGACGCTCCTGAACGGCAAGCCGTGGCTGCAAGCTGCGCGAAGCGGAGATCTGAGCGGCGCGCACGTACTGGTTGAGCGCGCCTTCATGCCCACTTTTGGCGATACCAGCGCGGGCAAGCTGTGGGCGTTTTCGGGCAACGTTGCGGATATAGAAGTTGGCCGTACTGAAGCGCGACTTACTGTTAAATCCGATCTGGAAAAGCTCAATCAGCAATGGCCGCGGGACATGTATCAGCCCGGGTGCCTGCATACACTTTATGACAGCGGCTGTACGCTAAATAAAGTGGGTTTCAGGACAGCGTCCAACGTCGCCCCGGGGTCGACTGTGACCTTGATCAATTGCGGTCTGTCCCAGGCAGCGGGTTATTTTTCCTTGGGGACCATGGAATTCACCAGCGGTGCGAATGCCGGCATTACACGCACGATCAAACAATACACGCCAGGCGTGATAGTCCTGGCGTTGCCGCTTGTGGTGCCCCCTGCAATTGGTGACACATTCGCCGCCTATGCCGGGTGCGATAAGCAGAAATCGACGTGTTCTGGTAAGTTTTCGAACCTCGCGAACTTTAGGGGATACCCATTTATTCCGGTACCGGAAACAGTGCTATGA
- a CDS encoding DUF2460 domain-containing protein, producing MSNTVFPTLPGLAWSTGKHPIFKTKIQESVSGRELRSSFQAYPLWRFTLSYEFLRGDSNDDLKKLLAFFLVVRGSWDSFLYSDPDFSSVTDYQFGVGDGSTTQFQLTRAISAGGNAFVEPVQNVNILTNIKKAGVTQTSPANYSISSTGLVTFVSAPAASASLTWTGTYYYRCRFMMDEGGFDQFMKQLWELKKCEFKGAPGNKV from the coding sequence ATGAGTAACACCGTTTTTCCGACATTGCCGGGGCTTGCGTGGTCTACTGGCAAACACCCCATATTCAAAACCAAGATTCAGGAATCCGTTTCTGGCCGCGAGTTGCGTTCATCGTTTCAGGCATACCCTCTCTGGCGCTTCACGCTGTCGTATGAGTTCCTGCGCGGCGATTCCAATGATGACCTAAAAAAGCTATTGGCATTTTTCCTTGTTGTGCGCGGCTCATGGGATTCGTTCCTGTATTCCGATCCGGATTTTAGTTCAGTCACTGATTATCAGTTCGGTGTGGGGGATGGAAGCACGACTCAATTCCAACTGACCCGGGCAATCAGCGCAGGCGGGAACGCTTTCGTTGAGCCGGTGCAAAACGTCAATATTTTGACCAATATCAAAAAGGCCGGGGTCACTCAAACTAGCCCGGCCAATTACAGCATCAGCAGCACTGGGCTGGTGACATTTGTTAGCGCACCCGCTGCCTCTGCCTCTCTTACCTGGACCGGAACATATTATTACCGCTGCCGGTTCATGATGGATGAGGGAGGTTTCGATCAATTCATGAAACAGCTATGGGAGCTCAAGAAATGCGAGTTCAAGGGCGCCCCGGGTAACAAGGTATGA